The region GGCCTCGCCTTTTAGAATTTCCATTATAATTAGTTGATCGTTGTTCGTTGATAGTTGTTCGAAATAAGAATTAGTCCGGAAAACTTATCAAATCCTTAATTAATAAGCATTTTCCCTGAAACTTTTCTCAGGAACCTTAATAGTGTAGGTTTTACGTGCTTTGTTTGAGAGATAATTCTCCCTTAGCCAAGGGTTCAGCATCTTGATAAGCTTATAGTTTGAATCGAACTGGCGGGCAAACTGAGCAATGCTAGTAATCGCAGTATCAACCTTGACCTCGGTAAACTTATATGGAGGATATAAATCCTTGTTGTCAAGGAAAAAACCATACCGCTGAGGATTCTCAAATATCACCTTAATGGCCAAAATACGAAAAACATAACGACCCGTTTCCTCGCCTAAAACCATATCGTAGTATGAATCGTTCTCCTGTCTGTCCATTTGCTTACTAATGCCATTCGACCCAAAATTATAGGATGCTGCAGCCATTGTCCAGTTTCCATACTTATGGAAGCTCTTTATTAAATACTTACAAGCCACCTCGGTAGATTTCTCGATATGGTAACGCTCATCAACCTCGCTGCTAACTTCTAGGCCGTAATCCTTTGCGGTTCCCTCAAGTATTTGCCAAAAGCCTACGGCTTTAGAGGGAGATACTGCCTGCGATAAGCCACTTTCCGCAACTGCCAAGTACTTAAAATCATCAGGAATACCATTTTTCTTGAGAATAGGCTCGATTACAGGGAAAAAACGATTGGCCTTCTTCAACAATATCACCGTTTGTGAATGCCAAAAAGTATTCACCTGTAGTTCACGATCCAAACTTTCGCGAACATCAAAATACTTTAAAGGTACATCCTCACCAGCAAAAGCCAAAGATTCAGGAATTGGAATCGGAATAATATAGGAACTCTGAAAAACTGTATCGGGAATCTGAATCTGCCGTCGACACGAACCACCTTCACGATTCTTAAACGATGAAAATGC is a window of Tenuifilaceae bacterium CYCD DNA encoding:
- a CDS encoding murein transglycosylase → MSAKGKVSLVVGVAAMLMLVISIFAFSSFKNREGGSCRRQIQIPDTVFQSSYIIPIPIPESLAFAGEDVPLKYFDVRESLDRELQVNTFWHSQTVILLKKANRFFPVIEPILKKNGIPDDFKYLAVAESGLSQAVSPSKAVGFWQILEGTAKDYGLEVSSEVDERYHIEKSTEVACKYLIKSFHKYGNWTMAAASYNFGSNGISKQMDRQENDSYYDMVLGEETGRYVFRILAIKVIFENPQRYGFFLDNKDLYPPYKFTEVKVDTAITSIAQFARQFDSNYKLIKMLNPWLRENYLSNKARKTYTIKVPEKSFRENAY